One stretch of Pararhizobium qamdonense DNA includes these proteins:
- a CDS encoding vWA domain-containing protein produces the protein MYQLDLPWLLLAMPLPLLVWLLFPAHRETSASVRLPFFSQVAKAAGINPTQGSVIAHRSWVQLACETLAWCLIVLALTRPQFVEPPVEKIEPQRDLLLALDLSQSMDSRDFPSADGSLEARVDAVRKVVADFVARRGGDRIGLIAFGDAPYPLVPFTMDHKTVQAVIAGTLPGMAGPRTALGDAIGLAIKMFETTTVPEKVLIVLTDGNDTASRMPPAKAAQIAKQKNVVIHTVGIGDPKATGEDKLDTATLQKIAADTGGRYFFGGDQTQLSAIYDTLDTITPQDQKNLSWRPRIDLFHWPLTAAISVLALFYLISGLTGLFGRRASA, from the coding sequence ATGTATCAGCTTGATCTGCCATGGCTACTTCTCGCCATGCCCCTGCCTTTGCTTGTCTGGCTGTTGTTTCCCGCGCATCGCGAAACATCCGCATCCGTCAGGCTGCCGTTTTTCTCGCAGGTCGCAAAAGCCGCCGGCATCAACCCGACGCAGGGCTCCGTCATTGCGCATCGCAGCTGGGTTCAGCTTGCCTGCGAAACGCTGGCCTGGTGCCTGATCGTGCTTGCACTAACCCGCCCGCAATTCGTCGAACCCCCGGTCGAAAAGATCGAGCCGCAAAGAGACCTGCTGCTGGCGCTCGATCTCTCACAGTCCATGGATAGCAGGGATTTCCCCTCTGCGGATGGCAGCTTGGAGGCGCGTGTCGATGCCGTGCGCAAGGTGGTGGCGGATTTCGTCGCCAGGCGTGGCGGCGACCGTATCGGGCTGATCGCTTTCGGCGACGCACCCTATCCGCTGGTGCCGTTCACCATGGACCATAAGACCGTCCAGGCAGTGATCGCAGGTACGCTGCCTGGAATGGCAGGCCCGCGCACAGCGCTTGGAGACGCCATCGGTCTTGCCATCAAGATGTTTGAGACGACCACCGTGCCGGAAAAAGTGCTGATCGTCCTCACCGACGGCAATGATACCGCCAGCAGAATGCCACCCGCCAAGGCGGCGCAGATCGCCAAACAGAAGAATGTCGTCATCCATACGGTCGGCATCGGTGATCCGAAAGCCACCGGCGAGGACAAGCTCGATACAGCCACCCTCCAGAAGATCGCCGCTGACACGGGTGGGCGTTATTTTTTCGGGGGAGACCAGACCCAGCTTTCCGCGATCTATGACACGCTCGACACGATCACGCCGCAGGACCAGAAGAACCTGTCCTGGCGGCCGCGCATTGACCTGTTCCATTGGCCGCTCACTGCTGCGATTTCAGTGCTTGCGCTATTCTACCTGATCAGCGGACTGACCGGCCTGTTTGGACGGAGGGCGTCCGCATGA
- a CDS encoding arylsulfatase — translation MTGSITRRMLSATTGLAMSLTAASLAGVPALAQDATAAKPNILVMFGDDIGQTNISAYSLGVIGYKTPNIDRIAKEGMMFTDYYAENSCTAGRSTFITGQTCLRTGLCKVGAPGVTVGLQAGDITIAQALKPLGYATGQFGKNHLGDRDEYLPTKHGFDEFFGNLYHLNAEEEPEAANWPKDDTEFLKAYNPRGVIKASADGKVEDTGPLTVKRMETIDDETTAAAIDFIDRQAKAKKPFFTWMNTTRMHLFTHVRPEYRGKSGMPGNEYGDGMIEHDGDVGKLLNKLDELGIADNTIVVYATDNGPNQFSWPDAATTPFRSEKDTNWEGAFRVPAIVRWPGHVKPGEVANGMVSGLDWFPTLLAAAGDPDVKGRLLTGWKPEGSATSFRNHLDGFNQLDYITGKSDKSARNEFYYFDDDGDLVGIRYDDWKVVFKEQPAPGGFAVWQTPLITWRLPKLFNLRMDPYERADVVSDQYNDWVVRNDFLLVKGQLKSAAFLETFVKYPPSQRVASFNIEGVRDQVNKAIDQSFKDRGIEK, via the coding sequence ATGACCGGATCAATCACACGGCGCATGCTGAGCGCCACCACGGGTCTTGCGATGTCCCTGACAGCGGCATCCCTCGCCGGCGTTCCCGCCCTCGCCCAGGATGCAACGGCTGCCAAGCCCAACATTCTCGTGATGTTTGGCGACGACATCGGCCAGACCAATATTTCCGCCTACTCGCTGGGCGTCATCGGTTACAAGACGCCGAATATCGACCGCATCGCCAAGGAAGGCATGATGTTCACGGATTATTATGCCGAGAACAGTTGCACGGCGGGCCGCTCGACCTTCATCACCGGGCAGACATGCCTGCGGACTGGCCTCTGCAAGGTCGGGGCTCCCGGCGTCACGGTCGGCCTGCAGGCCGGTGATATCACCATTGCCCAGGCGCTGAAGCCGCTTGGCTATGCGACCGGTCAATTCGGCAAGAACCATCTGGGCGACCGCGACGAATATCTGCCGACAAAGCACGGCTTCGACGAATTCTTCGGCAATCTTTACCACCTCAACGCCGAGGAGGAGCCGGAGGCCGCCAACTGGCCAAAGGACGATACCGAATTTCTCAAAGCGTATAATCCGCGTGGCGTGATCAAGGCATCGGCCGATGGCAAGGTTGAGGACACCGGGCCTTTGACCGTGAAACGCATGGAGACGATCGACGACGAGACGACGGCGGCGGCCATCGACTTCATCGATCGCCAAGCCAAGGCCAAAAAACCCTTCTTCACCTGGATGAACACGACGCGCATGCATCTGTTTACCCATGTCCGGCCGGAATACAGAGGCAAAAGCGGCATGCCGGGCAACGAGTATGGCGACGGCATGATCGAGCATGACGGCGATGTCGGCAAACTGCTGAACAAGCTTGATGAACTCGGCATCGCCGACAACACGATCGTCGTCTACGCCACCGATAACGGCCCGAACCAGTTTTCCTGGCCGGATGCGGCGACCACGCCTTTCCGCAGCGAGAAGGATACCAACTGGGAAGGCGCGTTCCGCGTTCCCGCAATCGTCCGCTGGCCCGGCCATGTCAAACCGGGTGAGGTTGCCAACGGCATGGTATCCGGTCTCGACTGGTTCCCGACCCTGCTGGCGGCAGCCGGCGATCCCGATGTGAAAGGCCGTCTGCTGACCGGCTGGAAGCCCGAGGGAAGTGCCACGAGTTTCCGGAACCATCTCGATGGCTTCAACCAGCTCGATTATATTACCGGCAAATCGGACAAGAGCGCCCGCAACGAGTTCTATTATTTCGATGATGACGGCGATCTGGTTGGAATCCGCTATGACGACTGGAAGGTCGTGTTCAAGGAACAGCCGGCACCGGGCGGGTTCGCGGTCTGGCAGACCCCGCTGATCACCTGGCGTCTTCCCAAGCTGTTCAATCTGCGGATGGACCCTTACGAGCGGGCCGATGTCGTCTCCGACCAGTATAATGACTGGGTGGTCAGGAACGACTTCCTTCTGGTCAAGGGCCAGTTGAAAAGCGCGGCCTTCCTCGAAACCTTCGTGAAATATCCGCCCAGCCAGCGCGTCGCCAGCTTCAACATCGAGGGCGTCCGTGACCAGGTGAACAAGGCGATCGACCAGTCCTTCAAGGATCGCGGTATCGAGAAATAG
- a CDS encoding BatD family protein, producing MESTGRIVPGQQVLIDVDILVPDFFTSPPQFPLFDVPDAIVTLPDDRAQNMVETIDGVQYAGIRRTYAVIPETSGTFTLPPVVITLGYSQDGKPVAGETALPAVRFTVEAAPGGTAASPIFAARGLTIGQSFDRDPSSLKAGDAIVRTITIFAENTQAMMIPTIPSAAAPGLKPYPASPKLADGVQAEDRTTGSTRIETITYVAEAEGTFEIPAVFYPWFDVETQSSQLSNLPATVVKVSKSAPAATGLAPQVEQTDAKTDRDWVSKPAVLIAAALVALAVATWLSVQAYPWMRRKWVALRQARQNSLHQKRKQLLASVRRDDLMTIYKSLDDWAKTAGYGSITHWAATTGDQDAARETETLQRTLFGSFPDHPSLNRAALANAIRKAPKAVPSSHVHRHAGGLPELNVSSTAI from the coding sequence ATGGAGAGCACGGGCCGGATCGTTCCCGGCCAGCAGGTGCTGATCGATGTCGATATCCTGGTGCCGGACTTTTTCACGTCGCCGCCCCAGTTTCCGCTGTTCGATGTGCCGGATGCCATCGTCACCTTGCCCGATGACCGCGCCCAAAACATGGTCGAAACCATCGACGGCGTTCAATATGCGGGCATACGGCGCACTTATGCCGTGATCCCGGAGACATCAGGCACCTTCACCCTGCCGCCTGTGGTGATCACGCTCGGCTATTCGCAGGACGGCAAGCCGGTCGCAGGGGAAACGGCGTTGCCTGCGGTGCGTTTCACAGTGGAGGCAGCGCCCGGCGGCACTGCGGCATCCCCTATATTTGCGGCGCGCGGCCTGACGATCGGGCAATCCTTCGACCGCGACCCCTCCAGTTTGAAAGCCGGAGACGCCATTGTCCGGACCATCACAATATTTGCCGAAAACACGCAGGCAATGATGATCCCCACCATACCATCAGCAGCCGCGCCGGGTTTGAAGCCGTACCCGGCGTCGCCGAAACTGGCCGATGGCGTTCAGGCCGAGGATCGAACCACGGGCAGCACACGGATTGAGACGATCACTTATGTCGCAGAGGCCGAAGGCACGTTTGAAATCCCGGCGGTTTTCTATCCCTGGTTTGACGTGGAGACGCAGTCAAGCCAGTTGTCCAATCTTCCAGCCACGGTGGTCAAGGTCAGCAAATCTGCACCGGCAGCAACTGGTCTTGCTCCACAGGTCGAGCAGACGGATGCGAAAACGGATCGGGATTGGGTGTCAAAGCCAGCTGTGCTCATCGCCGCAGCCCTTGTTGCCCTTGCCGTTGCGACATGGCTATCGGTGCAGGCCTATCCCTGGATGCGGCGGAAATGGGTGGCGCTCAGGCAAGCGAGACAAAATTCCTTGCACCAAAAACGGAAACAGCTCCTTGCCTCGGTGCGCCGCGACGACCTCATGACGATCTATAAAAGCCTCGACGACTGGGCGAAAACTGCAGGATACGGCTCGATCACACATTGGGCCGCCACCACAGGCGACCAGGACGCCGCACGGGAAACCGAGACGCTTCAGCGCACACTTTTCGGCTCCTTTCCGGATCACCCCAGCTTGAACCGCGCGGCTTTGGCAAACGCCATCCGCAAAGCCCCTAAAGCCGTTCCCTCATCACACGTCCACCGCCATGCCGGCGGCCTTCCGGAATTGAACGTCTCAAGCACCGCTATCTGA
- a CDS encoding DUF4381 domain-containing protein, producing the protein MEPDKAAPLDPLTKVALESLKDIAVPQPVSWMPQTWGWALAAILLALAVTIMLIRWVRHYRANAYRREALLLLDGLEKDLNGTATRDQALRALAAILKRVAIAGWSRAEVAGLSGAAWVAFLNEHGEGGHALNALLDDGEYQKDSNAGTLASSDILAAARTWIRRHHVSA; encoded by the coding sequence ATGGAACCGGACAAGGCGGCACCGCTCGATCCCCTCACAAAAGTTGCGCTTGAATCGCTGAAGGACATTGCGGTGCCGCAACCGGTCTCGTGGATGCCGCAGACCTGGGGCTGGGCATTGGCGGCCATTCTTCTGGCTTTGGCGGTCACGATCATGCTCATCCGCTGGGTCCGGCATTATCGCGCCAACGCTTACCGCCGCGAAGCGCTTTTGCTTCTGGATGGCCTGGAGAAGGATCTGAACGGCACGGCGACGCGGGATCAGGCCTTGCGCGCGCTTGCCGCGATCCTCAAACGCGTTGCCATCGCCGGCTGGAGCCGGGCCGAGGTCGCGGGCTTGTCGGGCGCTGCCTGGGTCGCGTTTCTCAATGAGCATGGAGAGGGCGGCCACGCCCTTAACGCGCTGCTGGACGACGGCGAATACCAGAAAGACAGCAACGCCGGCACCTTGGCCTCAAGCGACATCCTTGCGGCGGCCCGGACATGGATCAGGCGCCACCATGTATCAGCTTGA
- a CDS encoding VWA domain-containing protein, translating to MIEAFHFLRPWWLLALALPAIIIWAAGRSSDVRSQWKGLIEPHLLDSLVVEGAQRSRIRPSWLLAAALALASLAAAGPAWQRETPPFVEDTAPLVIAVDLSPTMDAIDVTPSRLERAKLKINDIVAGRAGARSAVVAYAGSAHLVLPLTEDGSLIETYTDALATRIMPVDGKNTARALERAEAALTGEDAAGTILFLTDGVEQQAFDAFKRKSKHAIAVLGIGTQTGGPVKTPDGGFLTDATGGRMFSRLDVEGLKNLHALTGVDVATMTDDDTDIRWVSQKIRTNFAQMRAAEGDRWRDLGWWLVIPLAILFAFSFRKGWVVRVGTALLIARFLMPGEVQATDLTGMWLTPDQKGRLAYEKGDFEAASSHFADPMWKGTALYRAGKFAEALDSFAAVDSADSWYDQGNALLHIGKLDEAAAAYKKALEKRRDWPDATFNLAVAQKLIQQKKDDEEEQQDEPNLPPDSVQFDDKGKQGKAGKMNIAEQTSELWMKNIIVSPADLMARKFAIEAQQVKP from the coding sequence ATGATCGAGGCCTTTCATTTCCTCAGACCCTGGTGGCTGCTGGCGCTTGCTTTGCCAGCCATTATCATCTGGGCGGCCGGACGCTCAAGCGATGTGCGCAGCCAGTGGAAAGGCTTGATCGAACCGCATCTTCTCGACAGCCTGGTGGTCGAGGGGGCTCAACGCTCCCGCATCCGCCCCTCATGGCTGCTGGCCGCAGCGCTCGCCCTGGCAAGCCTGGCCGCAGCCGGCCCGGCCTGGCAACGCGAGACACCCCCCTTCGTGGAAGATACCGCGCCGCTTGTCATTGCCGTCGATCTTTCGCCGACAATGGATGCGATCGATGTCACGCCTTCCCGGCTGGAGCGGGCAAAGCTGAAGATCAACGACATCGTTGCGGGCCGGGCCGGCGCACGCTCCGCCGTTGTTGCCTATGCCGGATCAGCCCATCTGGTGCTGCCGCTCACCGAAGACGGCTCCCTGATCGAGACCTATACCGACGCGCTGGCGACACGCATCATGCCCGTCGATGGCAAGAACACCGCGAGGGCGCTTGAACGCGCCGAAGCAGCCTTGACGGGCGAGGACGCGGCCGGAACCATTCTGTTCCTGACCGATGGCGTGGAACAGCAAGCCTTCGATGCTTTCAAACGCAAATCGAAACACGCCATTGCCGTCCTCGGGATCGGCACGCAGACGGGCGGCCCGGTGAAGACGCCGGACGGCGGCTTTTTGACCGATGCGACGGGTGGCCGGATGTTTTCCAGGCTCGATGTCGAAGGTTTGAAGAATCTGCACGCGCTGACGGGGGTCGATGTCGCGACCATGACGGACGACGATACCGATATTCGATGGGTGTCGCAAAAAATCCGGACGAACTTTGCGCAGATGCGGGCAGCCGAAGGTGATCGCTGGCGCGACCTCGGCTGGTGGCTTGTCATTCCCTTGGCGATCCTCTTTGCCTTTTCGTTTCGCAAAGGGTGGGTCGTGCGTGTGGGCACCGCTCTGCTCATCGCCCGTTTCCTTATGCCCGGCGAGGTCCAAGCCACGGACTTAACCGGCATGTGGCTGACGCCGGACCAAAAAGGACGGCTCGCCTACGAGAAGGGCGACTTCGAGGCCGCATCGTCGCATTTTGCCGATCCGATGTGGAAGGGTACGGCACTCTACCGGGCAGGCAAGTTTGCCGAAGCGCTCGATTCCTTCGCCGCCGTGGATAGCGCGGACAGCTGGTACGATCAGGGAAACGCCTTGCTCCACATCGGCAAGCTCGACGAGGCGGCCGCCGCGTATAAAAAGGCGCTCGAGAAACGCAGGGATTGGCCGGACGCTACCTTCAATCTCGCTGTCGCGCAAAAACTGATCCAGCAAAAGAAGGACGATGAAGAGGAACAGCAGGACGAACCGAACCTGCCGCCAGACAGTGTCCAGTTCGACGACAAGGGCAAGCAGGGCAAGGCGGGCAAGATGAATATTGCCGAGCAGACGTCGGAACTGTGGATGAAGAACATCATCGTCAGCCCGGCCGACCTGATGGCGCGCAAGTTCGCCATCGAAGCGCAGCAGGTCAAGCCATGA
- a CDS encoding AAA family ATPase, whose product MTARDDILALGQRIGQSIIGQEEMVERLLLGLLANGHLLVEGLPGLAKTRAIKSLAKNLNSELSRVQFTPDLLPADITGSEIYYSEGGQGAFKFQQGPIFANLILADEINRAPAKVQSALLEAMEERQVTVGGKSYPLPALFMVMATQNPIEQEGTYPLPEAQLDRFLMHIEVGYPDEASEAAIMRLVRGEENAAEHAKSEASERLDPKAVFDARKEIGAVTVSDPIETYIVALVFATRYPERYDKDLATLLEVGVSPRGVIGLDKVSRAYAWLKGRDYVTPDDVKAVVHDVFRHRLILSYEAHASNTTPDTVIDRIVELVAVS is encoded by the coding sequence ATGACCGCTCGTGACGACATCCTGGCCCTTGGCCAGCGCATCGGCCAATCCATCATCGGTCAGGAAGAAATGGTCGAGCGCCTGCTGCTCGGTCTCCTGGCCAACGGTCATCTCCTGGTCGAAGGCCTGCCGGGCCTGGCAAAGACGCGCGCCATCAAGAGCCTTGCCAAGAACCTCAATTCTGAACTCTCCCGGGTCCAGTTCACACCGGACCTTTTACCCGCCGATATCACCGGATCGGAAATCTATTATAGCGAGGGCGGCCAGGGTGCGTTCAAGTTCCAGCAGGGACCGATCTTCGCCAACCTGATCCTTGCCGACGAGATCAACCGGGCACCAGCCAAGGTGCAGTCGGCGTTGCTCGAAGCCATGGAGGAACGCCAGGTCACTGTCGGCGGCAAGAGCTATCCGCTGCCCGCACTGTTCATGGTCATGGCGACGCAGAACCCGATCGAGCAGGAAGGCACCTATCCCTTGCCGGAAGCCCAACTCGACCGCTTCCTGATGCATATCGAGGTCGGCTATCCCGACGAGGCGTCGGAGGCTGCCATCATGCGGCTGGTACGCGGCGAGGAAAATGCCGCAGAGCATGCAAAATCGGAGGCATCGGAGCGGCTCGATCCGAAGGCCGTATTCGACGCACGCAAGGAGATCGGCGCTGTGACCGTTTCCGATCCAATCGAGACATACATCGTCGCCCTTGTCTTTGCCACGCGTTATCCGGAGCGCTACGACAAGGACCTGGCCACGCTGCTTGAGGTCGGCGTCAGCCCGCGCGGTGTCATCGGTCTCGACAAGGTGTCGCGCGCCTACGCCTGGCTGAAAGGCCGAGACTATGTCACCCCTGATGACGTGAAAGCCGTCGTCCATGATGTCTTCCGCCACCGGCTCATCCTGTCCTATGAGGCGCATGCGTCAAACACCACGCCGGACACGGTCATTGACCGCATCGTTGAACTGGTCGCGGTATCGTGA
- a CDS encoding DUF58 domain-containing protein, with the protein MAAASTHEGVHISTDALVALEKRARDLSFVQKSRSHQQLAGRMQSSMRGRGLTFEELRDYLPGDDIRSIDWRVTARTNKPVVRVYSEEKERPALIVVDQRINMFFGSKRQMKSVTAAQAAMLCAWRILGSGDRVGGFVFNDSDIGEVRPHRSREAVITLAGKIAVQNGQLNAGFSGQPSPSALDVSLQRVAGIAHHDHLIIVISDFDGHSATTRDILLKLSGRNDVICILVYDPFLLDLPASGGIVVSGGGLQAELPLRRADVRQGISTFARDRGRALRDWQRELGLPMLPVSAAEDTAPQLRRLLEQAAWRQRRR; encoded by the coding sequence ATGGCGGCGGCATCCACCCACGAAGGCGTCCATATTTCCACAGACGCGCTAGTGGCGCTCGAAAAGCGGGCGCGCGACCTTAGCTTCGTGCAGAAATCCCGCAGCCATCAGCAACTCGCAGGACGAATGCAGTCCTCCATGCGCGGCCGGGGACTGACCTTTGAGGAATTGCGCGACTATTTGCCCGGCGATGATATCCGCTCCATCGACTGGCGCGTGACGGCGCGCACCAACAAGCCGGTGGTGCGCGTCTATAGCGAAGAAAAGGAACGGCCGGCTCTCATCGTCGTCGATCAGCGGATCAACATGTTCTTCGGCAGCAAGCGTCAGATGAAATCGGTGACGGCAGCGCAGGCGGCGATGCTGTGCGCCTGGCGCATCCTCGGTTCCGGCGATCGCGTCGGCGGTTTCGTGTTCAACGACAGCGACATCGGCGAGGTGCGGCCGCATCGCAGCCGCGAGGCGGTGATCACGCTTGCGGGCAAGATCGCAGTGCAGAACGGACAGCTGAATGCAGGATTTTCGGGGCAGCCCTCGCCCTCCGCGCTGGACGTCAGCCTTCAACGCGTGGCCGGCATCGCGCATCATGATCACCTGATCATTGTCATCAGCGACTTTGATGGCCATAGCGCCACGACGCGCGATATCCTGCTGAAGCTGTCGGGCCGCAACGATGTCATCTGCATTCTCGTCTACGATCCCTTCCTCCTTGATCTCCCGGCGTCCGGCGGCATCGTCGTCAGCGGTGGTGGCCTGCAGGCGGAACTGCCACTGCGCCGTGCCGATGTCCGCCAGGGGATCAGCACCTTCGCGCGAGACCGGGGCCGCGCGCTGCGGGACTGGCAGCGCGAGCTGGGCCTGCCGATGCTGCCGGTGTCAGCGGCGGAAGATACCGCACCACAACTCAGGCGGCTTCTTGAGCAGGCCGCCTGGCGGCAGCGGAGGCGCTGA